GTGCGGTGGCATTCGAGGCCATTAAGCAGCTGTCCACGGTGATTATGTCCTCTGCCACCGGCAGCCCGGCCGGTGCGGTCTTTGGCCCGGTCATCGTCCTGATGATTGTCATGTACTTGGTGTGGCGCGTGGTGCTGTATATTTCCGCATGGACCGCGACGACCGCAGAATCCTTGAAGTACGCGCACCCGCCGGTTCCAGAACCCGCCGTTATTCGCGTGCGCAATGAGGTGCGGGAGGGCGCACCGGCCGGCGCGGTCTTCGGTGTAGGCGCCGCCCTGGGTGCTGCGGCCGTGGGTGTGGCGAAGCTCTTCCGCCGGAAATAAAAATCCTCCCTACGGGTGAGGACCGCCGCGCGCCTTACCTTTAAGATAGGACACTATGAACGCCGATGATATTGCCCCAGACCTCTACGAAAAGTGGGACCTCGACCGCAATGGTGGCGAGGATGAGCTTTCCGTTTTATTGGAAGCAAAAGACATCAAGCTCGGGCAGCAGGGATATAACCAGGATGAGCCGCGGCGCGTCCAGCTGCGCATAGCGGCCAGCATCCTGGGTTCGGCGAAGAAGAGGGCCGAATACGATGAAGCATTGCGCACCGGCCTTCGCCCGACGTGGGGCGAGCTCGGCACGCTGAGCTCGGTGGGGCAGTGGTCGCCGGCGCCGCGCCCGCAACCGAGCTTCCACGATCAACCGCAGGGCCCGGCGCAGGCGCCGGGTTTTGCCCAGCCTAGCCCGTATGCCTCCCCGTACGCGCGCGATCCATTCGCCCAGCATGCCTCGCCGCAGCAGCAGATGGTGCCATCGCCCGCCGCCGCGCCGGCGCCAGTCCAGCACCAACCGGAGAAACGGCCGTCCCAGGAAACGCGCATCGGCATGGGCATCTTGGACTTTTTCTTGGCCGGCGGCATCAGCGGCGCGGTTGGCGCGGGCGTCGACGAGCTCGCGGATGTGGAAGCGTTGTCCTTCGTCGCTTTCTGCATCGTGATGGTGGTTTACGTTCTGGGCAGCGAAGTTTGGTTGGGCGCTAGCCCGGCAAAGATTCTTGCCGGCTATACCGTGCGGGACGTGGATACGAAGGAAAAGCTCAGCCTTAGCCAGTCCGCCAAACGCCAGTGGTGGCGCCTAATTAACGTGATTCCTGGTATCGGTCAATTGGTGGGTATGTTGGGTGCGGTGGTGCACGCGACCACCATTAACGAGGAAAACAACCTGCGCGGCTCCCACGATGATCTCGCAAACGCTGAGGTGGTCAAGAGGAAGCCGCGCAAGTAGAACGCTGATATGGCGCATCCCAGGGCTGGTGCCTACGATGGTGCGCATGCATGATGCACCTTTAATTAGCCCCGAGAACAAGGATTCCGCCGAGAGCGTGGTGGAACAACTGCCCAAGGTATCCCTCTGGGAACCGGTCCGTTCGCAGGCCGGCACCGCGGAGGAATTGAATGCGGATATCCGCGAGCAGTGTGCCCAGCTTGCCGATGACCACGTGGTCTACGCCGAATTGCAGCTCAACCCCGCGGCTTATTCTTTTGATACGTCCGCAATCGTGCGGGAGGTGGCCGCGGAACGCTTCGGCGATCTTGAGGTACGGTTTGTCCTCGAGGCAGCAGAGCCAGCGGATAATGCGGGGGACTCTGCGGGTATTGCGGGCTATACCCTGCCGGAGGGCCACGCGGCCGCCGCTGCGGAGTTCCGCGCGAAGTACCTGCCTACCCAAATCGCGGTGGGTGAGGATTTCGCCGCCACCGAAAGCGCGGCGCAGGCCGGAGTGAACCGCCTACTTCGCCCAGTGAATATGATCGATGATTTCACCGCCGATGTCGATGGAATCCGCCCAGGCAAGGCCTCCGGATGGATCCGCGACCGACACATTCCATTGGTATTTTCGCCCGTGGATGACGTTGAGGAACTGACGGATCATCCGCTGCCGCTGTTGCAGCAGCTTGGCTTTACCTGTTCCGTTTCTTCCGGCGATTCCACGCTGAGCAGGCAATTTCTCGCCTTGAGCGAGACCTTTGGGTACGGCTTGGAGGAGTTTTTCGATCTCACCGTGAAGGCGATTGAAAATATTTTCGACACCGAAGAGACAAGGCAGCGTATCCTTGAGACCGTTGTCCTTCCGGCCTACGAGGACCTCTCCGATCCGGAACTTGCCGGCCCCGATGCTGAGGAGTCGCTCCAAGATTCCGGGTTCTCAATGAACCTGAATGACAACGCTTCCGAAGGGTAATAGAGAGTTAATCTACATAAAGGAGGAAGAGATGCCTTCCGCACTATTCGTTGTTACCGCCGCTGATAAGTGGACGCTTGCAGATGGCAGCGCCCGTCCTACCGGTTACTGGGCCGAGGAGCTCATCGCTCCGCACCGCGTGTTTAAGAACGCTGGTTGGGATATCGACTTTGCTACGCCGAACGCAAAGGCACCAGTAGTAGACGAGTACAGCCTCGAGGTATTGTCTGAGGGCGACCGCGCCGAGCAGGAGAACTACCTCGCAGAAATCGGCCCGGACCTGGAAGACCCACTGAACCTGGCCGATGTTAAGGAAGCCGACTACGACCTCGTCTTTTACCCCGGCGGCCACGGCCCGATGGAGGACTTGGCTTATGATCAAGACTCCGCAAAGCTGCTGCAGGAACGCATCGAGTCCGGTCGCGCCCTGTCCCTGGTTTGCCACGCACCGGCCGCATTGCTCGCGCTGGACAATGACAACTGGCCACTCAAGGGTTACACCATGACTGGCTTTACCAACGCCGAAGAGGGCGAGGAGACCATCGCCGCTGCCAAGTGGGTTGTTGAGACCCGCCTGCGCGAGCTCGGCGCTGATTTCAAGCAGACCGATCCGATGCAGCCTTATGTTGAGGTTGACCGCAACCTGTACACCGGTCAGAACCCAGCATCGTCTGAGCCTTTGGCACAGCGCATCCTGCGCGACTTTTAATGCGGGTGCTGAAAGCTCTCGTTGCAGGCAGCGCGGTTGTAGGGGCGGCGGCATATTTTAAGAGTCGTCGTCCTTATCTGCGCAGCGTTGCATCTGAGCTTCGCAGCCCATTACTGTACCTGCCGCTGCACCTGCTCTCGGGCGATCGATTTGCTCGAACGAGCAGGCTATTTGCCAATATGGATGTGGCACGCCCGAAGTGGCGCCCGGTGGATATCGAAGAGCTATCTTGTTCTTTTGAAGACCAAGCATTCCGCGCCCGCGTTATTACTCCACGCGGAGATGGAACGTCAGCCGAGCCACGTCCCGTCGTGATGTGGATTCATGGCGGAGGTCACCTGCTCGGTGGTCCGGCGATGCATGATCCCCAAACTTCGCTCTTCGCATCGGAGCTGGGGGCCATCGTCATCGCACCGCGCTATCACAAATCCACGCAGGAACCTTTTCCTGCGGATCTGGAAGAGTGCTATGCCGCTTTGCGCTGGATGCAGGAAAACGGCGAGCTGCTAGGCGCGGATACTTCGCGCATTGCGGTCGCTGGCGATAGCGCCGGCGGCGGCTTGGCCGCTGGTCTCGCCCAACGCACGGTGGATGAAGGTCATTCCATTCGAGCGCTTGGATTGGTCTATCCAATGCTTGATCACCGCACCATTGCTAAAGAGGGGGCGGTGGGGCAGTTTATTTGTCCACCGAACTTAAATCGCGGCGCTTGGGATATGTACTTAGGCAAGGACCATTTACGAACCCCGCTGCCACCGTATGCATCGCCGGCGACGCGTTCGGATCACTCGGGGATGCCGCCCACGTGGATCGGCGTGGGAGACATCGACCTTTTTCATGATGAATCCGTAGCCTTTGCTACCGCACTGCAGAATGCCGGAGTCGAGACCACACTTGATGTGTATGCAGGTGCCTATCACGGCTTCGATCAGGTACGCCCGCGCGCGCCCCAATCGCGCAGAATGCTGGCAGATCTTATCGATCACCTCGGCTCTCACCTTTAGCCGCACTGTATTCGGAATGAGATGTGGGTGAAAATGCAGCAACCGCCCGAGTCCACGCTCCACTATGAGGAGTGGTTGGACTGGGGCGGTCTTCGGCTAGCGGCGGCTCCCGGCAGCTGAGGTAGCTAGAGCCGGTAGACCGCAGGGCAGAGTAAAAGCTTAAAAGCGGGAGAAGCGCTTAATCAGCATGTTCTCGAGGCCCTTCCAGGACTCGGCGTGTTCGTTATACGGCTTCGACGGGACGTAGCCGGCGTGCTCGGTGGAACCGAGCATGTAGCCCAGGTAGTCCTGCAGGCGCGGATTGGCCAGCATATAGGAGTTGATGGAATCGTCCCCGGCCCAGTCCGCGGCATCGGCGCAGACCTCGTAGCAGCGGGCCAGCTGGTCGGAGTCTACCGCTTCTGGACCCTTTTCAATATCGCGCACGAGGCCGTTAAAGGAATATTGGTTATCCGGGTGGACTTGGACCTCCAATTCGCCGGCGTTGGCGGCGGTGACGACGTCCTCCCAGGTAGATACGCGCGCCAAGTCGTGGTCATCATTATCGATGAGCCATCGCACCAGCGTCTTGGAGGAATCGAAGGTAAAGATTTCGCCCCACTTGCCCAAGAAGATGGGCTTGCCGTCCAGGTAGGTGCGCAGCGTGTAGACGGATTTGGACTGCGCGGTGATCTTAATCGGGTCGATTCCGGCGGCGGCCCAGGGGGACTCGTCATAAGGATCGGCAGCCTCTGCTGCGGCCTTGCGCTTTTCTTCGGCTTCCTTGGCTGCGGCTTCGGCGGCACTCGCGGCCTCGGAGATGCGGGTTTCGG
The window above is part of the Corynebacterium accolens genome. Proteins encoded here:
- a CDS encoding RDD family protein; protein product: MNADDIAPDLYEKWDLDRNGGEDELSVLLEAKDIKLGQQGYNQDEPRRVQLRIAASILGSAKKRAEYDEALRTGLRPTWGELGTLSSVGQWSPAPRPQPSFHDQPQGPAQAPGFAQPSPYASPYARDPFAQHASPQQQMVPSPAAAPAPVQHQPEKRPSQETRIGMGILDFFLAGGISGAVGAGVDELADVEALSFVAFCIVMVVYVLGSEVWLGASPAKILAGYTVRDVDTKEKLSLSQSAKRQWWRLINVIPGIGQLVGMLGAVVHATTINEENNLRGSHDDLANAEVVKRKPRK
- a CDS encoding type 1 glutamine amidotransferase domain-containing protein; translated protein: MPSALFVVTAADKWTLADGSARPTGYWAEELIAPHRVFKNAGWDIDFATPNAKAPVVDEYSLEVLSEGDRAEQENYLAEIGPDLEDPLNLADVKEADYDLVFYPGGHGPMEDLAYDQDSAKLLQERIESGRALSLVCHAPAALLALDNDNWPLKGYTMTGFTNAEEGEETIAAAKWVVETRLRELGADFKQTDPMQPYVEVDRNLYTGQNPASSEPLAQRILRDF
- a CDS encoding alpha/beta hydrolase fold domain-containing protein produces the protein MDVARPKWRPVDIEELSCSFEDQAFRARVITPRGDGTSAEPRPVVMWIHGGGHLLGGPAMHDPQTSLFASELGAIVIAPRYHKSTQEPFPADLEECYAALRWMQENGELLGADTSRIAVAGDSAGGGLAAGLAQRTVDEGHSIRALGLVYPMLDHRTIAKEGAVGQFICPPNLNRGAWDMYLGKDHLRTPLPPYASPATRSDHSGMPPTWIGVGDIDLFHDESVAFATALQNAGVETTLDVYAGAYHGFDQVRPRAPQSRRMLADLIDHLGSHL